In Amphiprion ocellaris isolate individual 3 ecotype Okinawa chromosome 5, ASM2253959v1, whole genome shotgun sequence, the genomic stretch AGTGttgttttggcattttaatgaataaaatttgTGTTTCCTTCAATTTAATAAGCTGTAAAACTTTATTCTCCCACTGACCTGATGAAAAGAGGAACATTCTCAAGGCTAGAAGGAAAGTATTTAAAACTAATAACTTTATTAAGACACTGTAATAATCAGAAACCTTATTTTCACAACAACCTAGTAGAAAAGAAGATATGTCCCTCAGTATGTTGGCACGGTCCATGTTCCCCCCCTCGACAATGGTTTGGCTTTCTCTGATGACATATTTCAAAGGGTCTATTTGTGTTCTTAAATGGTCATTACTTGGTTTCTGATTAGATATTGCCAATCAGCGAGGGGAAAACAGAGCGTCCTCAGAAAAAGCCTTGGAAATCAGAGCCTACAGCTGAAATCCCAGGCATGTGTTTGTGATTGTCATTTATTGTCTTTGCCATGGGAAAAAGTAATGCGCCTTTCCAGCGTTGTTGCAGTCTGGGCACAGAGGGTACATTTTGAAGTTACAATATGTTATGTGCCTTTTCTCCGTACTGCTGCACTGCAATCCTAGTCATAATGTGTGATATGCCGTACATGTGCAGTCACACAAATCGTGTTCTTTAACAGCAAGTTAAACAGTTTAAgttggaaatgacaaaaaagaaaagaaacttaaaatgtaaaaataaaaaaccttcTATTTGACgaacagtgaaatgtaaattaCAGTGATTAATCCAGACATTAAAGCAAgctgtattttactttttaatcacCGCTTTAACTTAACTAAatgcatatttattttgttcctattttacaaaaacaggtcatgttttttcttttcaatcattttcaaaatgaaagccacACTTTACTCTCAGCACTGTCAGTAAAACCAGCCTTCTTGGAAATTGTTCAGAAATTTGTTTCGTTCGTATTGATCATTATTTGAACATCAAACCCCATAAAACCATATGAAATATTCCGTcatgaaaaacacagatgagAAACAGTTTCACCGTGAAGAACATAGTATTCCTCCCACCTACAGAGCAAcaacactgaaaaagaaatgtatgaaaactaaaataataatacagtttatttaaacttctttttattttatagattttataaaacattttagcgTTTAATTTCtggctgtgtttttttccttgtttggtttcagtttgtcgtgtatttaacattttattgccTGCCGTTGTCTCTGGTTTGCATTGGTTCTAATCTATAGCTCATGCCAGTGAATGCTATATAAACTGATAAGTAACACATGTCAGTGCATTTTGAGTCATGctaaaaaattctgtttatttatttggacaaTAAAAAGTAGTAAATGACATCTCTGTTTAAACATGGAGCAAAGATGCACATtcataaattttaatttaagcTGAAATTACAACATAACACTTCAAAATCACACATCTTTAATCTGCATTTTGTACcttgaatacattttaaagtgacTATTCAGCGTGAGCCAGTAGTTGCCAGtcttaacatttgttttttttctgttgtcacagtGGATGCTGAGCAAGTGAGTTCACTGGGATCTGAGGGGGAGGATGAGGTGGGTTTGTGGAGCCTGGAGCCCCAGGACTGCCAGGAGAGCCTGGACAAGACGAGCCTGACGCCCAGCGAGGGGACGGAGGAGCCCGGCAGCCCTGCTCACCCCACACGGCCGCACAGCCTCAGCCCCGGCAGCAGGAACTGCTGGGGCCAGGTGGAGTCGGAGGCCAAAGCTGCTGAGGACGCTGTCTACACATCCACTGACAGGGAGGGAGACCAGGAACCACTGAGGATGTACTGTAAGTTGTAAACTAAAGTATAGCTCTGCCTTGTTAGAAAAACTGTAAACCTTTAGCTATTTTAAATTCAACCCTTATTTTCTGGACTATAAAACATCCCTGAATTtgtttccaaaaataaaaaaataaaacaaagcgtGGCTAAGACTGCAGCAAAGCAATATGTAGGTAAAATGtgatatatgcatatatataaaGGAGACAGCTGTGTATGACACTACTGTATGCGTAAACaagtttgtggtgtttttctgaTGCAAGACACCGCCAGCCTCATGATGCCTCTCAGGGCCCTCTAGATACACCTTCATATCGGCTCCTTGTGAAACCATGCCTTCCCTACAAGCTGTTCCTTTTTCTCGCTCTTCTCTTTGAAAAGGCAGCCTTCTGAAAGCATGACAAAAGAACTCATCCCACACAATGTCACAATATTTCCATGCATCAAAGAGGTGACGTTACGGTACTGAAATCAGCACTGCGCGACGTGAGgctttcccttttatttaggAGAGATCAAAGGCTCACGCGGCTTGCCTACTAACAATCACTTAGCTCCCTCGCCTCGTGTGATTTGGCCTTGCCTGATGAAGGCAAAGCTGAGTTTTTACAACACTCAACCACACAGGCTCTTCCCTTCACCacataaaaaaacagctcaaaatATGCCAACATctgcaaacatttgaaaaatcttCCTCAAAGTAGCTGTAAGCAGAGCTGATTGGCTTAAGTTGTGATAGGAGGCGCCCTCTCTTCTTCATGTACGTTTGtggctttctctctctctcttcgtCTGCCTGTCACTGCAGTCAAGGGCACAAACGAGACAGAATTCTTACATCTAGTTTCATATCTAGCCCGCCAGTTCCCTGAATTCATTGTTTTATCTGTCAGCGTTAACATAAACAATTTAGTCCCATTAGATTCAGTCGCACGCAAAGGCAGAGAGTGAACACTTTCTCAAGAATTTGACTGAACAAATAGTTgatgaaaaaatgacagcagcCAAGAATCAGTGACAATGATGCACAGACTGACAAAAACACTGGTCGTCACTGGAAATGCTTAATTCAAAAGGCTTTAGGATGCCTCAAAGGTTGTAAAAGTGACAAAGAAATAGATCTTTCAGTCTGCATTTTCACTGCGTGCTGCTCCTTTGTGCActgtgttatatttttattgGATAAATTGTCTctaaacagcttttatttttccattttaatcacaCCTGTTGACTCAATGACACTTAAtctgttaaataaatgaaaaactaatCCTGCAGCGGTGCTACTGTTTTTGTGCAAAcctgagtgtgtgcatgtaccAGTAGTGTGCGTatgtttttgacacatttttcacttgcagatgtctcattttctgtttctctgcccCCCAGGTAAGAACTCAGGCTCCCAGAATGCCTTAGAGGACCTAGCCCACTATGAATTCCTGGCCCAGTTGAGGAAGGCCTCTACCTCAGCCAGTCTCCTGGACCACCTGAACCACAACGGCACGGCGGCCGTTTACCACCCGAGCAGTCGGCAGGATGAGCTGCCTCCTGCCATGTGGTCACCAGGAGCTCAGCACTGCTCTCCTGAAGGAACAGGTAGACTGATGTGTGACAGCTGCCGCGACACTAAACAGAGAAATCAACAAAAGTGATAATCGTGGCTGAATTTTTGCTCTTGAGCCAGGGAGCGTGTTGTTAGTTTTAGTGAAGTGTTCATCCGCAGGCTGACGGTAAGCAGCGGTGGTAATTTACTTATCAGATTCGATATGCTAATGACATtctgagaaaatgagaaatggAAACAGTGGCTTTTTACACATCAGCTTGTTGACTGTTGGTGGTCGGACGAAGAGCCCACATTAGGGCATGGTGTAAATTCATGTTTGATTGTTGTTCAGCGTTTTCTACTAAATATATCAAGATTTTATTATATGTAATTAGTTTTTTGGCCTACAAATTGcaatacaaatatatattttaactcaaataaaaacaatataattatgttaacagaaacaaaatcactAATTGATGTCAGTCCTACAACATATTTCTCTTGTGTGCAATGATACAAAGTGAATTAAGATCAGTTGTAGTgaatttctgcagattttcagtTATTCAGGTGATCTTTCTAGTATAATACACAACCTGTGTGATACATGAATTcatatacagggtgggccataagtttccatacataggaaaaataaacactttatgttggacaaccgtTTTTATTGATgtaatgtgctctatatgattaccattgcgtcgaaaacacatattaatacgtgttttccacagttgatgaacttgcattagcacagttgaagttctGCTTGTAATGACGTTGGTGATTcgttccttgagatgatttatgtctcgtatcttcacctgatacaccatggccttcaagtgcccTCAAAGATATCTTCAAACCCATCTTCCAGGgtatctaaaatataaaaaaatatacattatacatttccctatgtatggaaacttgtGGCCCACCCTGTAGAATAGTTTACCACAGCTATATTTAACAGGAATGTTAGTCTGAATGCAGGTGCCTTTCTGTCTGTACTGCAGTTCTTTAATATGCTGACAAATGATCCAGGTTCTGCTCAGTGCATCCTGGGATACTTTCACAACCATGACAAGTATATTATGGGTTAGAAAAAGTATAGATTTAATGGATATGTAAAAGTGTAACTCGTCTGTTGAAGCATCGCCTCTCTTTGGCCTCCAGATGCAGGCAGGAGCCAGCAGGCCTGTCCATTTTGCCACAGGGTTTATCAGCGAGGAGCTTCTTTGAGGGACCACATCAGATACTGTCAGGAGAGGGAGGGGGGCCACATGGTCTGTCCGCTCTGTGGATACACTGCCACCCTTAGGTCGCAGATGGAGCGGCACCTGGCACTTCACAACCAAGTGCAGGACAAGGTGACATATCCAAcgaaaataaactgaatttaaaatctCTGTCGCATCTTCCGAGAGGTGTTTGAAAACGTAATTGCATGATATTCTATTTTGGGCTACAAGGTGATTTATGTACGCCGTTTTGTGTTGATGAAAGAGACAACCATACTTCTTCACACCCTGAAATTGCTCCCTAAATGTGTTGCAGTAGAAAACTGATGACAGTGTTCTGCCTTCCTAGAGTGCCATCTCTTTGGACCAAGGCATGGAGACCAGGAAGTTCAAATGTCTGCAGTGTGGGAAAGCGTTCAAGTACAAACACCACCTCAAAGAGCATCTGCGCATCCACAGCGGTGAgacaaaataacatcaaaacaGCTGTGCTCACCCATCAATTTGCTATTGTTTCACTGTATCGCCAACCCTTACTTATCGTGTAAATTACATGGTCTGAAATTATACCCAAATCGATGTGTTGACAggaaacaagttaaaataattCATCGCAGAACAagcaaattatgaaaaatgtgaaaagatcACACCCACCAGAAGGTATTTTGAACTTACTTACATCTTTTTCCCACAAATGTCCTCTGTATGTCTTGTCCTTTAGGTGAGAAACCTTATGAGTGCTCCAACTGCAAGAAACGTTTCTCTCATTCTGGCTCCTACAGCTCCCATTTAAGTAGCAAAAAGTGCCTGAATGGTGGAGGGCTTGGAGGGGGAAACGCAGCAGGAGCCAGTGGGGCTTTTAATGGACATAGCCAAAGCTCGTACCACCACTCATTTCCAACGTCTCCCTCTGCTGGTGGGGGTAGAACCAGTAATGACAAGGGCTCTTTGTTGGTTTCACAAAACCAAGACAATACTAGGCTTCTGGGTCGAGTACCAGCGGATCCTCACCAGCTTTCACTGCAGGAAATCAACCAAAACACGAGTTTCAGCGGTACATCGGACCTGGCGAGGCTTTGGGACCCCTCAGCAGAGCTCTCTCTGAGGGCCAGCATCCTGAAAGGGACTACTCTGTTGCCTTATATCCACTCTGGGAACAAATTTGAGCAGATGCTGCAGGAGATGCTCCACATGGACGTGAAGAAAGATgaggagaaggacagagaaggaggagaggtcGAGGAAAGGAGGATTCACAATGGAGGAGGGCCCGAGAGGAAGGTGTCTCCAGATAGGAGAAGAGAAGCAGTGAGATCAGgtgaagcagagagaggaaatCTTGGGGTAACATGTCGCTGGTGCTCGCAGCTTTTCCCCAATGTAGCTGTTCTCCTGCAGCACGAGCGCTACCTCTGTAAGGTCAACAGAGAAGCAGTGGAAGTGCCAGAGGGTTTTCGTAGGAAAGACCACTCCTCACCGCCTTTATTCTTCCCCAGACCTGCTCTTCAGTTGGAGAACAGCAAACCTAGCGAAGTAACCAACGGCCTCTCTGGAAACAAGTCACCGTTACAGAAGCCCAGCTGGCACTCTGTACCGCAACAGCTTCTGGTTGCGGTACACTCTCCACCTCAGCCCCGCCATGATGCCCTGTCTTCACGAGTGTTCTGGTCCGGCCAGGAGAAAGGCAGCCCAAGTCAGATGATTCACCATTCCCCCAAGCTGTCATCACCTCGAGGCAGAAGGAGAGTTCCCTCCTCAGGGTTCAGTCCCCCCGCCTGCCTCGACCTCACCAGCTGTCCTCCTGAGCTCTCCTCGCCCCAGAAAGAAACCAGCAGTCCCTGGTCTGCACAGAACGAACCTCTGGACCTCTCCCTGCCCAAGCAGCTCTCAGACCAAGAGGGGAGGAACAAAACGATCAATGGCATGTCAcccaggagagagaggagggagctCGGGTCCCAACAGCTCAGAAGACCAAGTCCAACTTCACACCTTCCCCTGCACCAGCACTCAGTCTTCAGTGGGGCTGGAGCTCCTGTGTTTCCAGGCTCCTTATACAATGGGTTTCCTATCTTCAGCCAGTCTGGAGTTGGGCTTTCAGGGCATGAAGGCATCTCACCGATTCCGTTCAGCCAGACAGCTAACAGTCCTGGGTTTCTCTCTCCTATGGCTTACATGATGGAGGCCGATGCAGAGGCAGCATTGAAAAAGATCTACCAGGACAGACAAGGTCTGATGGTGAGTAAGGCTAAGTTATTGTAGATTACAAAGCAAGgagttgctgtaaaaatgcaTAGAACTTAAATGTAAACAACGAATATAGCTCTAGCTGTCAGGTTTTCCCTGCAGGGTGAGGCATTAAGCCGTGGTGCTCTGGACTACCTCTCTCTAATCGACGAAGGGTTTGAGGGAGAAGGAGGGCCGGGAAGGAAGAGACTGAAGAAGACAGACGAGGGGCTTTATGCTTGTGACATCTGTGAAAAAACCTTCCAGAAGAGCAGCTCTCTGCTCCGACACAAGTACGAACACACAGGTCTGTAACTCTCACAGAGTCTGCATGTAGTTACGTGACATTTCCTACAATTTATAGATAGCTACAGTACAATTCTTTAAAATAGTtgaaatagtttgacattttgggaaatattcaTATTAAATTTCTTGCTGACAGATAAATGAGGAGACAGCTCTCATGTCTGTTCGCTAAATGTGAAGCTACAGCTGACAGATGGTTGGCTAAGTGTAACTCAAGGACAGAAGTAGAGAAACAGCTGACATGACTGTGTCCAAAAGTAACAAAATCCAACTGCtaacacctctaaagctcaaTAATTAACATGTTGTATCTTGTTGGTTTAATCTGTATAAAGGTTAAAGCCTAAAATAACACAGTGTGGTTTTGTGTGGGCTTATGTGTCAGACTGTTCCTTGTCGAGTAAACATGGGAAAGACATAGTCCAGCACattgtttttcttgacaaatgaGATATAATGTGTTAatgtgagctttagaggtgctggttggcagattttattacctttggacagagccaggctcgatctttccacattttcagtctttgcGTGCTGGCAG encodes the following:
- the LOC111576945 gene encoding zinc finger E-box-binding homeobox 2-like isoform X1, with product MTEESRGKRRKQANPRRNRVDAEQVSSLGSEGEDEVGLWSLEPQDCQESLDKTSLTPSEGTEEPGSPAHPTRPHSLSPGSRNCWGQVESEAKAAEDAVYTSTDREGDQEPLRMYCKNSGSQNALEDLAHYEFLAQLRKASTSASLLDHLNHNGTAAVYHPSSRQDELPPAMWSPGAQHCSPEGTDAGRSQQACPFCHRVYQRGASLRDHIRYCQEREGGHMVCPLCGYTATLRSQMERHLALHNQVQDKSAISLDQGMETRKFKCLQCGKAFKYKHHLKEHLRIHSGEKPYECSNCKKRFSHSGSYSSHLSSKKCLNGGGLGGGNAAGASGAFNGHSQSSYHHSFPTSPSAGGGRTSNDKGSLLVSQNQDNTRLLGRVPADPHQLSLQEINQNTSFSGTSDLARLWDPSAELSLRASILKGTTLLPYIHSGNKFEQMLQEMLHMDVKKDEEKDREGGEVEERRIHNGGGPERKVSPDRRREAVRSGEAERGNLGVTCRWCSQLFPNVAVLLQHERYLCKVNREAVEVPEGFRRKDHSSPPLFFPRPALQLENSKPSEVTNGLSGNKSPLQKPSWHSVPQQLLVAVHSPPQPRHDALSSRVFWSGQEKGSPSQMIHHSPKLSSPRGRRRVPSSGFSPPACLDLTSCPPELSSPQKETSSPWSAQNEPLDLSLPKQLSDQEGRNKTINGMSPRRERRELGSQQLRRPSPTSHLPLHQHSVFSGAGAPVFPGSLYNGFPIFSQSGVGLSGHEGISPIPFSQTANSPGFLSPMAYMMEADAEAALKKIYQDRQGLMGEALSRGALDYLSLIDEGFEGEGGPGRKRLKKTDEGLYACDICEKTFQKSSSLLRHKYEHTGKRPHECKICNKAFKHKHHLIEHSRLHSGEKPYQCDKCGKRFSHSGSYSQHMNHRYAYCSKDQDPDQDHEEMPLTPGVGNNLAGRLAEDTPLSMDDTQTPHSFLSDSSLDGGPDALKEEEEDEARVIDGHMDEAHVGLSEAAEELGGSPIQKSPAGENGMQHERNSYDVRNHIGNNESHIWDRDTEGQNGDLDKCELSLDITELPRIKT
- the LOC111576945 gene encoding zinc finger E-box-binding homeobox 2-like isoform X2, whose translation is MIQVIVDAEQVSSLGSEGEDEVGLWSLEPQDCQESLDKTSLTPSEGTEEPGSPAHPTRPHSLSPGSRNCWGQVESEAKAAEDAVYTSTDREGDQEPLRMYCKNSGSQNALEDLAHYEFLAQLRKASTSASLLDHLNHNGTAAVYHPSSRQDELPPAMWSPGAQHCSPEGTDAGRSQQACPFCHRVYQRGASLRDHIRYCQEREGGHMVCPLCGYTATLRSQMERHLALHNQVQDKSAISLDQGMETRKFKCLQCGKAFKYKHHLKEHLRIHSGEKPYECSNCKKRFSHSGSYSSHLSSKKCLNGGGLGGGNAAGASGAFNGHSQSSYHHSFPTSPSAGGGRTSNDKGSLLVSQNQDNTRLLGRVPADPHQLSLQEINQNTSFSGTSDLARLWDPSAELSLRASILKGTTLLPYIHSGNKFEQMLQEMLHMDVKKDEEKDREGGEVEERRIHNGGGPERKVSPDRRREAVRSGEAERGNLGVTCRWCSQLFPNVAVLLQHERYLCKVNREAVEVPEGFRRKDHSSPPLFFPRPALQLENSKPSEVTNGLSGNKSPLQKPSWHSVPQQLLVAVHSPPQPRHDALSSRVFWSGQEKGSPSQMIHHSPKLSSPRGRRRVPSSGFSPPACLDLTSCPPELSSPQKETSSPWSAQNEPLDLSLPKQLSDQEGRNKTINGMSPRRERRELGSQQLRRPSPTSHLPLHQHSVFSGAGAPVFPGSLYNGFPIFSQSGVGLSGHEGISPIPFSQTANSPGFLSPMAYMMEADAEAALKKIYQDRQGLMGEALSRGALDYLSLIDEGFEGEGGPGRKRLKKTDEGLYACDICEKTFQKSSSLLRHKYEHTGKRPHECKICNKAFKHKHHLIEHSRLHSGEKPYQCDKCGKRFSHSGSYSQHMNHRYAYCSKDQDPDQDHEEMPLTPGVGNNLAGRLAEDTPLSMDDTQTPHSFLSDSSLDGGPDALKEEEEDEARVIDGHMDEAHVGLSEAAEELGGSPIQKSPAGENGMQHERNSYDVRNHIGNNESHIWDRDTEGQNGDLDKCELSLDITELPRIKT